A window of the Candida orthopsilosis Co 90-125, chromosome 1 draft sequence genome harbors these coding sequences:
- a CDS encoding oxysterol-binding protein: MTESSPVSASLLRLKLLDALRSGDTTKIDAIIGEVNSCKTTIQNQDLNRLKSTILHYAVQVATLQTIQYLVDNADKYGLDINSQDPQGNTPLHLAAIASRQDVVKYLLSLPDVNDTIVNLDKKQPVELCKNLNLAQLMQFERAKFVEKSATQLRQYFSNRDFDNLEKLLVLNPRASELLDINGADPESGNTVLHEFIKKDDLPMCDWILKHGGDPFKRDKHGKLPIDLVNPKDEPLKKLIKAATRDQTIMDPVAATNSAIKSGNAPVYKGYLRKWTNFASGYKLRYFVLDQNGILSYYTNQEDTINSCRGSLNLGYATLHLDSSEKMKFEIYGKNGLRWHLKANHPIETNRWVWTLQNAITIAKDNIKKRNVSRANTSAGDGTSTEEFDESSIADDTESVEKKKHRLRIPGRNKHKRNVSQVSKESVDDVAFDKSRSGFGNSRASTDSALTSPTGNSRNHLSRASLDDQYSTQEIDHENFDYDADGTEPDDDESDVENEVEVNQLNDEIAASRRALHIELTSLLELFSQIMNSDTFQPNSKQAEVCIVGNNTIKAINELLGKYNFNIDARDSKLRRHLDRQLEVNQLWEKSIRQLEQEIQAREEKLAVFQGQRKQLRKYLSGRATTGGETAGTLSPVATSNANDGDAIGVANGEILSKNPDEAQVDQIDAKLDEVQHNPQAQTEPVHPPPPELDNEVIDELLGDDSDDEFFDADEFEEEEQELGGEDEREIAQKDEELRKQDAKQLQGVDVSQEQPPNEQQSQQPLEEQVPEHAEPAPEQQDVPVRSPEAGHGPIDVSGAAGAAGAAGAAGAAGAEGIHHHQSQEQDVGPKDMPEGTESIAPSEGTKVDETSQVAPEAATKALPGDEDLNPAQREINHELHEEGSFLGYENPPRKKLALDEDNRPKVGLWGILKSMIGKDMTRMTLPVSFNEPTSLLQRLAEDVEYNDLLNVAAGYDDSTLRLIYVAAFAATEYSSTIDRIAKPFNPLLGETFEYSRPDQNYRLFVEQVSHHPPISACHATSPKWEYYGENAVDSKFYGRSFDFKHLGKMFCVVRPNNGVKDKNGNIVAEELYSWKKVNTAVVGIMVGNPTVDNYGKMIVENHTTGDKITVDMKQRGWRASSAYQLSGQALDRNGTPQWALGGHWNSKIFAKKINKDQLDSSGNTRKMSILDDPGKSGAGTTSTDPYSGSKFLVWQVAPRPKVPFNLTQFALTLNGIDDKLKPWLAPTDTRLRPDQRDMENGNYDRAADEKHRVEVKQRQARKYREEHKINYVPNWFIKKKHPVTGDSYWEYNGKYWPARKEHQLEGTGDIF, from the coding sequence aTGACTGAATCATCGCCAGTGAGTGCATCCTTACTTCGATTGAAGCTTTTGGATGCTTTAAGAAGTGGTGATACTACCAAGATAGACGCTATAATTGGGGAAGTAAATTCTTGCAAAACAACGATTCAAAACCAAGACTTGAACCGATTAAAACTGACCATATTGCATTATGCCGTGCAGGTCGCTACCTtacaaacaattcaatatttggTTGATAATGCTGACAAGTATGGCTTGGACATCAATTCTCAAGATCCTCAAGGAAACACGCCCTTACATTTGGCAGCAATCGCCTCAAGACAAGATGTTGTCAAATATCTTTTGTCGTTACCGGATGTAAACGATACAATTGTCAATTTGGACAAGAAACAACCAGTTGAACTTTGTAAGAACTTGAATTTGGCAcaattgatgcaatttGAACGAGCCAAGTTTGTTGAGAAGTCGGCAACTCAATTGAGACAATATTTCAGTAACAGAgattttgacaatttggaaaaattattGGTGTTAAATCCAAGGGCTTCAGAGTTGTTGGATATCAACGGTGCTGATCCAGAATCGGGCAACACTGTTTTACATGAATTCATTAAGAAGGATGATTTGCCAATGTGTGAttggattttgaaacatGGTGGTGACCCTTTTAAGAGAGACAAGCATGGGAAGTTACCTATTGACTTGGTTAACCCCAAGGATGAACCGTTGAAGAAGTTAATCAAAGCTGCTACTCGCGATCAAACTATTATGGACCCAGTAGCTGCAACAAATTCTGCAATCAAGAGTGGAAATGCCCCTGTCTACAAAGGATATCTTCGTAAGTGGACAAATTTTGCTTCTGGTTATAAATTGAGATATTTTGTCTTGGACCAAAATGGAATCTTGTCATACTATACAAACCAAGAGGACACAATCAACTCGTGTCGTGGCTCATTAAATTTAGGCTACGCCACATTACATCTTGACTCGTCTgagaagatgaagtttgaaatttatgGTAAGAATGGTCTCAGGTGGCATTTGAAAGCTAATCATCCAATTGAAACCAATAGATGGGTATGGACGTTACAAAACGCTATAACTATTGCCAAGGATAACatcaaaaagagaaatgtTTCAAGAGCAAACACATCAGCTGGTGATGGTACTTCGACAGAAGAGTTTGACGAATCTTCCATTGCTGATGACACTGAGTCCgtggaaaagaagaaacatAGACTTAGAATTCCAGGTAGAAACAAGCACAAACGTAATGTCAGTCAGGTGTCTAAAGAATcggttgatgatgttgctTTTGACAAATCACGTTCTGGCTTTGGCAACTCACGTGCAAGTACTGATTCGGCATTGACTTCACCGACTGGGAACTCGCGCAATCATCTTTCAAGAGCCAGTTTGGATGACCAGTATAGTACTCAGGAAATTGATCATGAGAACTTTGACTATGATGCTGATGGAACTGAACCAGATGACGATGAAAGTGATGTTGAGAATGAAGTAGAAGTTAATCAATTAAACGATGAAATCGCTGCATCAAGACGAGCTTTGCACATCGAATTAACTTCGCTATTGGAATTATTTAGCCAAATCATGAATAGTGATACTTTCCAACCAAACTCCAAGCAAGCTGAAGTGTGTATAGTGGGGAACAATACGATAAAAGCAATTAATGAATTGCTTGGgaaatacaatttcaacattgatgCAAGAGATTCGAAATTAAGAAGGCATTTGGATAGGCAGTTAGAAGTTAATCAATTGTGGGAAAAGTCTATTAGACAGTTGGAGCAAGAAATTCAGGCtagagaagaaaaattggCTGTATTCCAAGGTCAAAGAAAGCAATTGAGAAAGTATTTATCTGGCAGAGCTACTACTGGTGGCGAAACTGCTGGTACATTATCACCAGTAGCAACAAGTAACGCAAATGATGGAGATGCTATAGGAGTCGCTAACGGCGAGATTTTAAGCAAGAATCCAGATGAAGCTCAAGTTGACCAAATAGATGccaaattggatgaagtGCAGCACAATCCTCAGGCACAAACCGAGCCCGTGCATCCTCCACCACCTGAATTGGACAACGAAgtgattgatgaattgttaGGTGATGActctgatgatgaattttttgatgCTGACGAAtttgaagaggaagaacaGGAATTAGGAGGTGAAGACGAGAGAGAGATTGCCCAAAAGGATGAGGAGTTACGCAAGCAAGATGCAAAGCAATTACAAGGTGTTGATGTTTCACAAGAGCAACCACCCAATGaacaacaaagtcaacaacCATTGGAGGAGCAAGTGCCAGAGCATGCAGAACCTGCACCAGAACAACAGGATGTTCCAGTAAGGTCGCCAGAAGCTGGTCATGGTCCTATTGACGTTTCTGGTGCTGCTGGTGCTGCCGGTGCTGCCGGTGCTGCTGGTGCTGCCGGTGCCGAGGGTattcaccatcatcaatctcAAGAACAAGACGTCGGACCCAAAGATATGCCAGAGGGCACTGAGCTGATTGCCCCATCTGAAGGAACTAAGGTTGATGAAACGTCACAAGTTGCGCCTGAAGCAGCTACAAAAGCTCTTCCTGGAGATGAAGACCTCAACCCAGCCCAAAGGGAGATCAATCATGAATTACATGAAGAAGGTTCTTTCTTGGGCTATGAAAATCCaccaagaaaaaaattggcatTGGATGAGGATAACAGACCTAAAGTTGGTTTATGGGGTATTCTTAAATCAATGATTGGCAAAGATATGACCAGAATGACCTTACCAGTTTCTTTTAATGAACCAACTTCATTGCTTCAAAGATTGGCTGAGGACGTTGAGTATAATGATTTATTAAACGTTGCTGCAGGGTATGATGATTCTACATTGAGATTGATTTATGTTGCAGCTTTTGCCGCAACAGAATATTCCTCCACAATTGACCGAATTGCAAAACCATTCAATCCTCTTTTAGGAGAAACATTTGAGTATTCTAGACCTGATCAAAATTACAGATTATTCGTTGAACAAGTCAGTCATCATCCTCCTATCAGTGCTTGTCATGCCACCTCACCCAAATGGGAATATTATGGAGAAAATGCTGTTGACTCGAAATTCTATGGTCGctcatttgatttcaaacattTGGGTAAAATGTTTTGTGTAGTGAGACCCAATAACGGAGTCAAGGATAAAAATGGAAACATTGTTGCTGAAGAGTTGTATAGTTGGAAGAAAGTCAAtactgctgttgttggtattaTGGTTGGTAATCCAACGGTTGACAATTATGGTAAaatgattgttgaaaatcaCACAACTGGTGATAAAATCACCGTGGACATGAAGCAACGTGGATGGAGGGCCTCTTCAGCTTATCAATTGTCTGGTCAAGCATTGGATAGGAATGGCACACCACAATGGGCGTTAGGGGGACATTGGAATTCAAAGATTTTCGCCAAGAAGATCAATAAGGATCAATTGGATTCACTGGGAAACACAAGGAAAATGTCAATCTTGGACGATCCGGGTAAATCGGGTGCTGGAACGACATCAACTGATCCATACTCTGGTTCCAAATTCTTGGTTTGGCAAGTTGCACCTAGACCTAAAGTTCCATTCAATTTAACGCAATTTGCCTTGACTTTAAATGGTATTGACGATAAATTGAAGCCTTGGTTAGCTCCAACTGATACCAGATTACGCCCCGATCAAAGAGATATGGAGAATGGAAATTACGATCGTGCTGCTGATGAAAAGCACCGGGTTGAAGTGAAGCAACGTCAAGCAAGAAAGTACCGTGAAGAacacaaaataaattatGTACCAAATTGgttcatcaaaaagaaacatcCAGTGACTGGTGATCTGTATTGGGAATATAACGGCAAATACTGGCCAGCTCGTAAAGAGCATCAATTGGAAGGTACAGGAGATATATTTTAG
- a CDS encoding Hem14 protoporphyrinogen oxidase (involved in heme biosynthesis): MSLKVLPKNSKVAVLGAGISGLTFTYFLSKLRADLNFEIFEKSNRPGGWMSSPRLHVSDTNEPVLLEKGPRTLRGVKNGSLFMIDILRSLNLQDQVEVVHKSSDANRKYITDAQGEIVQVPNSFRTAVDFFKRVQWVDGKLIKGLIKEPFVKPLDQDETVEQFFRRRLGSTVLTDNVASAILHGVYAGDIGKLSIKSVMPFLKDVENHSGSIVKHVLKSINKKRKKDEPDLPVELQLYEKLISPQANLQALQNDLKMFPMIKLKDGMESLPKHLADYLVNNTNTKIHYGTPVGQCDPKNGQVNGQSFAHIRSAINTHSLSQSLPSGNPLIPELKSVQYVSIFLTNVYTKKPILLPKNKSGFGFLRPRHSNIDNNPQALLGIIYDSDIENNVQSLFTEEKVTPCEYNKITIMMGGHYYNSWNIPSNKLNLKIVKDVLQEKLNVDLSKYTVKIIDEGEELKVDSIGPNDIILSYSLHKDCIPQYNLGYQELKTKVLDILKKEHFKLSFGGTVFAEGIGVPDCVSNSFTDAVKLM; this comes from the coding sequence ATGTCGTTGAAAGTACTACCTAAGAACTCAAAAGTTGCTGTGTTAGGAGCAGGCATCCTGGGACTTACGTTTACGTACTTCCTAAGTAAATTACGAGCAGATCtaaactttgaaatatttgagAAATCCAATCGACCTGGTGGATGGATGTCTCTGCCACGTCTTCATGTTTCCGATACCAATGAGCCCGTCTTGTTGGAGAAGGGGCCACGAACATTACGTGGAGTGAAGAATGGAAGTTTATTTATGATTGATATTTTACGAAGTTTAAACTTGCAAGACCAAGTGGAGGTTGTACATAAATCAAGTGATGCTAATCGCAAGTACATAACTGATGCCCAAGGTgaaattgttcaagttCCCAATTCGTTTAGAACAGCagttgatttcttcaaacgTGTTCAATGGGTTGATGgaaaattgatcaaaggGTTGATCAAGGAACCATTTGTGAAACCATTGGATCAGGATGAGACTGtggaacaattttttagAAGAAGATTAGGCAGTACTGTGTTGACAGATAATGTTGCTAGTGCTATCCTACATGGAGTGTATGCAGGTGATATTGGCAAATTGAGTATAAAAAGTGTAATGCCATTTTTAAAGGATGTGGAGAACCATTCGGGTTCAATTGTGAAGCATGTTTTGAAGTCAATAAacaagaagaggaagaaggATGAGCCTGACTTGCCAGTAGAGTTGCAATTATAcgaaaaattgatttcaccaCAAGCGAATTTACAAGCATTGCAAAACGATCTCAAAATGTTTCCTATGATCAAGCTCAAAGATGGGATGGAATCTTTACCAAAGCATTTGGCTGATTACTTAGTTAACAATACGAATACAAAAATCCACTATGGCACCCCAGTTGGACAATGCGATCCAAAAAATGGACAGGTTAATGGACAATCATTTGCTCATATCAGGAGTGCGATCAATACTCACTCATTATCTCAATCTCTTCCACTGGGAAATCCATTAATACCAGAACTAAAGTCGGTCCAATATGTTAGTATTTTTTTGACTAATGTGTACACCAAAAAGCCAATTTTATTGCCAAAAAATAAATCTGGATTTGGATTCTTGAGACCACGTCATCTGAACATTGACAATAACCCACAAGCATTACTTGGAATCATATACGATtctgatattgaaaataatgttCAAAGTCTATTCACTGAAGAGAAAGTCACCCCCTGCGAATACAACAAGATAACTATCATGATGGGAGGTCATTATTACAACAGTTGGAATATTCCTTCAAATAAATTAAACTTGAAGATTGTGAAGGATGTTTTGCaggaaaaattgaatgtgGATTTATCAAAGTATACtgtcaaaatcattgacGAAGGTGAAGAATTAAAAGTAGACTCAATCGGACCAAATGATATCATTTTAAGTTACTCCTTACACAAAGATTGTATCCCACAGTATAATTTAGGCTATCAAgagttgaaaacaaaagtGCTtgatatattgaaaaaggaacATTTTAAATTATCATTTGGTGGAACTGTGTTTGCTGAAGGAATTGGTGTTCCTGATTGCGTTAGTAACTCATTCACTGATGCCGTCAAGTTAATGTAG